The proteins below are encoded in one region of Thermococcus sp.:
- a CDS encoding ATPase domain-containing protein, which translates to MNPVRVSTGIAGLDKMLNGGLIGGRVYLVKGSPGTGKTTLAMHFAMEGVKNGEDVLYITLEEPAENIREDFGRMGFDVRNPSFVLLDATPTVEKYVLVEDFFETYAKSLEKLTSAIVERFREIRYSRIIVDPITMLKVAANTEMDYRKSFLTFVKSMMKLKATVLITSELEKTDIEEYLVNGVIELKRMEVNGRLMRTVRITKFRGSGFDPFVRTFEITDRGMVINTDEEVGGLE; encoded by the coding sequence GCGGGTTTCAACGGGAATTGCCGGGCTTGACAAGATGCTTAATGGTGGCTTAATAGGGGGCAGGGTCTATCTGGTCAAGGGGTCCCCGGGGACGGGAAAGACCACCCTGGCCATGCACTTTGCCATGGAAGGCGTTAAAAACGGGGAGGACGTCCTTTACATAACCCTTGAGGAGCCGGCCGAGAACATAAGGGAAGACTTTGGCCGGATGGGCTTCGACGTAAGAAATCCGAGCTTTGTTCTCCTTGACGCCACTCCAACGGTTGAAAAATACGTTCTTGTAGAGGACTTCTTCGAAACATACGCAAAAAGCCTTGAAAAGCTGACGTCGGCAATCGTTGAGCGATTTAGGGAAATCAGGTATTCCCGCATTATCGTTGATCCGATAACAATGCTTAAGGTCGCCGCCAACACCGAGATGGACTACAGGAAGTCTTTCCTAACCTTTGTAAAGAGTATGATGAAGCTCAAGGCGACCGTTTTAATAACATCCGAACTGGAGAAGACGGATATAGAGGAATACCTCGTTAACGGGGTCATAGAACTAAAAAGAATGGAAGTCAACGGCAGGCTCATGAGAACTGTGAGGATAACAAAGTTCAGGGGAAGCGGCTTCGACCCCTTCGTGAGGACGTTTGAAATAACCGATAGGGGAATGGTCATAAACACCGACGAAGAAGTGGGTGGACTGGAGTGA